GGAGAGCGAAGGCCGTGCTGAAATCACACCGGACATCCTGCCGCTGTTCAGCTCTAGTTGGTGACGCAGTATTTCCAGAAACATGCTGTCAGGACATCAGAGAGAAAAATTAGGAACAGAGCCACAtttgatatttgtgtttatcttgtagttttttccttcttttaaagGAAATATGTGCTTTTTGGCACAATGAATAAAactgtacattaaaaaaagtacaTAATAATACTATTTTTAGTattcttgtactttacttgtcTTGTACTATTGGCTTTACTTTATTTCAGTCCCACTATTTCGCATTTATAAGcagaataaacatttaatacatGTAATATAACACACTATACTGTGGTTGTAAGCATATAACTGTTAATTTGAGGTGTAATCAGATGATAAATGATGACATGATAAAATACAATTGTAATAATATAAATGATGTCTTCGCAGGAAAATGATGATTGTTGACAAATACTGAATATTAATAAACATGATAACGACATGATTATATCTGCTACAACTATGTTATAGATTGTATTGTACGTTTTTGTTCATAAATGCTAAATTAGGGGACTTAAAGTAAAATGTTACCTTATATTTTTAAAGTCTTCCACTAAAGAGGCGAACTTCACAACATTTGTAATCACATGTATTGCTTCTGTCACCCGTGACAGTTAGTACTTAGTAcagtttgattattattattgcactAATCTGAAAGAAGAGATGTCATCGAGGCAGATTAGCCCAAAATCTCAGAACTGACCTGTGCATGTGTGGCCTCAAAATGAGGTAGGCTACTGTTTACTATCAGCTCGGTGGAGTTACTTATCAATAGGTACTTGTATAAGTAAAATATCTGTGTAATGTACTTTAACTTGGTCGTCCCATCTCTACCTGTTCAGGTGTAAGCAATTTGTCCTACTTTAAATAGCTCAGGCCTTAGTTAAACATCCGCTTGATTAGATTATTGAATCTTAATAACTTCAGTATTATCGCGTGATGTCAGTCTCAGGACTAAATGCTTGAGCTCGCGTCATTATACAGTGTACAAAGAGCAGGTGTGGTGTGTGAGTGACAGAAGATAAAAAGAGTCTCTCacctcttttgtttgttttcggcaggttctgctctgatctgaGAAAACCCTGAGAGCGAAGCTTGTCAGCCGCCGCCAGCGTCATCACAGCTTCTTTTAGGTTGTCgacctaaaaacaaaaacaaaaaaaacacgaTGAGAGCGGACACAGATGATGGGTTGTAAACTCCCATTTTAGACATTTGCATTGGCTTCCAGTTGATTTAGAGCTGTTTTTTTCATAAGatttttattcagatttctCAATATTCAATGCACatttcaacatcaacaaaaaaagcCACAATCTTAATGACAAAGTGAAGACAATAATCGGCTGTTCTGCAAATAGTTTTgtgataaaagataaataaaggaACTCCTGAACAACCTGTGTCAAGTTCAGGCTTAAATTAACTTCTGACAAACCCCGCCCACTTCAGATTTAAACTCCACCCACTTCTGATTTAAACTCCACCCACTCCCAGTTAAATCACCGCCCATTCCGAGTTACAATATGGATACAGATCATTTATTTGTCTGAACAGGTACAGATGCAGATAATGGGATTATGGGAttgtaatgtttgtttcagCTATTAGTCAAATTCTCAGGCGTTGCCAGGGTAACGGCGGTACTGCTTGTGAAAAACTTCATATTTTGATCGCaaaaattgtctttttctttggcaagtgaCCGTGGTGTAAGCGGGATAATgcttatttgtatttttgctagATTAATAGGCTACCTTTCAGAccatgggtgactttcacttttacctaAGTCATATTTTAACGCCAACTCTTTACCTCCACTCAAGAATGACTTTTGGACTAATACTATGTTATTACTTCGTTAAGACAGTGTACAAAGACATACAGTAGAGTATCAGCCTTACCATGTTTGCAAACTTCTCTTGTTGTGCTGACTCTTTAGccccttaaaaaaacagaacaatttaATAAACTCATTATGTTTCCCATATTCGACAGATTTATGCAAATATCTGCATGATATCTGTCTTGTTTTTACCTTTATTCCAGGAGTCTCTTCCTCCATTGTGCTGCATCAGAAGAGGATACAGATTATTCACCTCCCTCTGCTCCCCCTCGGCAGTGTTGGGTCCGTCTTCCACCTCTGACACTAACTTCTGAATGAAATCTGTCGAGATGAAGCAACAACTTTCTCTCATCATCGTGTCATTATGGCTTTAAGAATACAGACAGATAATACGAGTGTTATCATGAAAGGATTTTAGAGTATTTTAGCAAAGACAGCTGCATTCATCTCAAaggaaatgtatgaaaaagATGAACAGAGTATGGTGGCGTTGCTGTATTTAAAAGGTCAAATTCAGTGAAAAATCTGTAAAATTGAGGAATATAACTTAAAGAGTCTCACCTGCCTGCGGCTCCAGGTTGGTGTCGGGGTACAGAGGTAGAGCATGCGTCCATCTTGCAGAACAAATCACAGCTAAGAGGTAAAAGAGAGCTACAGAGAGCATGGTGCCTTTATCTTTAGATGGTCAGATCCGGACTATACCTCTGCACAGCCAAGAACTTCACTTATATATCCTCAGGGGTCATCCATCACAATCTGATCAATACATTATCATCACACCCAGTCTCCTCCTTAATGGTTTTGACGCGATGGATCAGGCGTCATAGACACAATTTAGGGGACCCTGTCAATTGAGCCGCAGCCTATCTGTGCTTGTTCAGAGAGGCCTAACAAATGTTTGCTCTGCAGCAGTAATCAGCGGCTGTCCAGCGCAGCTACTGATGGTTTATGTCTGACACCATTTCTGTGTGATGGGTTGTTCATTGTGTCATTGCTCATGTCAGAGATCGCAGGTACACAGCTGCTGGATCTGTGTCACCTCAGGTTTTTACGTCACTTTGTGCTCAACGACTGACATTTTCTGAAGCGATTAATTGTGACTAACAGGGCAAATAGGTCACATTGTGGCAGACGTGTTGCAAATTTTGTTAATCGTGAGTTAAAGGTACAAACCTGGTTGCTTTAGTGTCTTTATTTCTGCACAGCTTTCATTTCTACATGTTGATTGAAGGGTAGAtgcttttttt
This window of the Pagrus major chromosome 18, Pma_NU_1.0 genome carries:
- the urp1 gene encoding urotensin-related peptide 1; translation: MLSVALFYLLAVICSARWTHALPLYPDTNLEPQADFIQKLVSEVEDGPNTAEGEQREVNNLYPLLMQHNGGRDSWNKGAKESAQQEKFANMVDNLKEAVMTLAAADKLRSQGFLRSEQNLPKTNKRACFWKYCVTN